From Candidatus Rubrimentiphilum sp., one genomic window encodes:
- a CDS encoding translocation/assembly module TamB domain-containing protein, whose translation MRKGIWAAAAALALAAIAVVAIFHNTVTRVAVVAISGIATGYHIDMRELRYGGGHAAFVGVHISRNGQAVLDADRIDVSYDLRELLPGSQHRFGLLAITIARPYITLVHYQNGTYNIALPPSAAAGPAHRPHPFAVPMQMTVRIRDGRASLIDQYRYYKESRFQRVDHINVDLALSTIKRTHYVATGDLEDAGPKPFRAVGTIDYIKGYAVHHVQVRAIPIRTIGNYFIDSPAARILGGVVNGMDVRMYAFDVKPNETTAYHMIGSGYMAKGSMEVRGLASPIRQLNGPINIFDGGFAAHKMSAIVGHIPIAIAGGIFNFVRPQFRLGFEGRGDLRYLKEIATFAKDLPVYGGLRIHALVEGNIDNPLLWIGFDGKRFNYQAVPIDKPRGMVSLYGSDLVILPFHGEYSGMSLHVQGTMQLGEHVTSTLILHAFGPSSRIPYVGALIAEQPINTEALLNGVDLKVRARGYVVSVTHPDDINGFYNIDQYGVGSFGPIALRTPSGGTVVAAFDLDRPHGNSAFWASAENVRLIQPSPVGLPGVNIPELPPIDAHIEQANIAGTGSAANTVIGGSVDMSPALIAGIPFHRIHAQFAGPFADADMSSIRADGPWGAFAGQGSVAPSALIARGHYSGTLQGLRAFIGDFPAQGSIDGDMGIALAQGKIFVQAQNAQLGNGATIRGIPVQSISGTMSLDRGVLRVYSAQAQAAGGRVVAAGSFATGPTNVPTRMAIATTQLDAGMLKGFGVPISGGSLLAFGAIMPGQAIPGIDAGVVLRDGTAAGYGPFSASAEVGIVNDTLNIRNGTAGIGSTFANIAGSVAGLSSGAPQYDLHAQVPVGNIAQIAHIMRVPTYNADGSFLADVNIAGAGTNPSVGGTVGVPVGEINGLGFSDASGDLSASRGGIAVRNGTAQFTTTRAKFSATVSKGETAFALHSRKADLSDFNDYFDTGDTLAGHGNLDLAFARYDGLIFTSGDIGIANLRYRRFPIGDTNAHWTSLRDILHGNLAVGGSHGELRAAGSIAFAKTSDFRDMIVHSRYNLAGTLSNIDLGTWLPAFGFSDLPVTGRIDGKLAVNGAYPHLGLTGTAAITNGTLGPLPIEHGDIAVRTTGDRIDVTRLAFALPALEATGSGSFGFAGTSPMNLTVHATTDDLPRLVAQATKKHIDVTGKLETTLQLGGTFQAPTFSAAVAGTNVNAYGILMPSLVGQVALRGNDLVVRNAEFSFVKGSAAIAGSVPIQLQPFTFGPPAAPISMDFLASGVDLSSFSGFLGNNTKLGGTLNGHMGISGSVGDPRILGQLAVSGGSYRSDLETTPITDTVAQMTFLGTHATLDRLQARPGSGTLTGSGRLDFGGGLHGGPLGYSIAVKTTRAQINLPQYGTYTLTSNTTLARVPGQLATLTGDATLTDSVVPFAAFLKFGGGSGAANTGPPFNLGFHLAITAGKNVRVRGGGPGIFGLDIGGQGSVLLAGTLVQPTLSGEFNSAGGTLTYIDHAFKVRSGTVTFDPANGVIPDINAVATTHVTNPDPNSQRNPTGAADITVTVTGPVTSPHLAFQSDPAGYNEQQIIALLLPLGGLVGPIQFSDTGVPLAPGQLPGAPPPGTTGLLPPNLSVQRENGVLTVGQEAFNIFNAQFASGLLAPIENVLGSTLGLSDVNLTLDYTGNFGVNFRRLLAKNFYALYGTTLGVPIRQTFGFVYQPNTFTSAQFTMFIQQGPTPLFQSGTQILQTNPRAATGQALQGTNGFTFLYQRLF comes from the coding sequence TTGCGCAAGGGGATCTGGGCCGCAGCCGCGGCGCTCGCGCTCGCGGCAATTGCGGTGGTCGCCATTTTCCACAACACCGTGACCCGCGTCGCGGTTGTCGCGATTTCCGGCATTGCGACGGGCTATCACATCGACATGCGCGAGCTGCGCTACGGCGGCGGCCACGCCGCATTCGTCGGTGTGCATATTTCACGCAATGGCCAAGCCGTCTTGGATGCGGACCGCATCGACGTCTCCTACGATCTGCGCGAGCTGCTGCCGGGAAGCCAGCACCGCTTTGGATTGCTCGCCATAACGATCGCCCGCCCATACATCACGCTGGTCCACTATCAAAACGGAACGTACAACATCGCGCTGCCGCCAAGCGCGGCCGCGGGGCCGGCCCACCGCCCGCACCCCTTCGCAGTGCCGATGCAAATGACCGTGCGCATCCGCGACGGGCGCGCGTCGCTCATCGATCAATACCGCTATTATAAGGAAAGCCGTTTTCAGCGCGTCGATCACATCAACGTCGACTTGGCGCTCAGCACGATCAAACGCACGCACTATGTGGCGACAGGCGATCTGGAAGACGCGGGACCGAAGCCGTTCCGCGCCGTCGGCACGATCGATTACATCAAAGGGTATGCGGTTCATCACGTCCAGGTGCGGGCGATTCCGATCCGGACGATCGGCAACTACTTCATCGATTCGCCGGCGGCGCGCATTCTGGGCGGCGTGGTGAACGGCATGGACGTGCGCATGTACGCATTCGACGTCAAGCCGAACGAGACGACGGCCTATCACATGATCGGATCAGGCTACATGGCCAAGGGATCGATGGAAGTGCGCGGGCTCGCCTCGCCGATCCGCCAGCTCAACGGCCCGATCAACATCTTCGACGGCGGTTTTGCGGCGCACAAGATGTCTGCGATCGTCGGACACATTCCGATCGCGATCGCGGGCGGCATCTTCAATTTCGTGCGTCCGCAGTTCCGGCTGGGCTTTGAAGGACGCGGCGACTTGCGCTACCTCAAAGAGATCGCCACTTTCGCCAAGGACTTGCCGGTCTACGGCGGTCTGCGTATCCACGCGCTGGTCGAAGGAAATATCGACAACCCGCTGCTGTGGATCGGCTTCGATGGAAAGCGTTTCAACTACCAAGCCGTGCCTATCGACAAACCGCGCGGCATGGTTTCGCTCTACGGAAGCGATCTCGTGATCCTACCGTTTCACGGCGAATACAGCGGCATGAGCCTACACGTGCAAGGCACGATGCAGCTCGGCGAGCACGTGACCTCAACTCTGATTCTGCACGCGTTCGGCCCGTCGAGCCGCATTCCGTATGTCGGCGCGTTGATTGCGGAGCAGCCGATCAACACCGAAGCGCTGCTCAACGGAGTGGACCTCAAGGTTCGCGCCCGCGGCTACGTCGTCTCGGTCACGCATCCCGACGACATCAACGGATTCTACAACATCGACCAATACGGCGTCGGATCGTTCGGCCCGATCGCGTTGCGCACGCCGAGCGGCGGCACCGTCGTCGCGGCGTTCGATTTGGATCGGCCTCACGGCAACAGCGCTTTTTGGGCGTCGGCGGAGAACGTCCGGCTGATTCAGCCGTCGCCGGTCGGATTGCCGGGCGTCAACATTCCGGAATTGCCGCCGATCGACGCGCACATCGAGCAGGCAAATATTGCCGGAACGGGATCCGCGGCGAACACCGTGATCGGCGGCTCCGTCGACATGTCGCCGGCGCTGATCGCCGGCATTCCGTTCCACCGCATCCACGCGCAATTCGCCGGACCGTTTGCGGACGCCGACATGAGTTCGATTCGCGCGGATGGCCCGTGGGGTGCTTTTGCGGGGCAAGGATCGGTTGCGCCGTCGGCGCTGATCGCGCGCGGACATTACTCCGGAACGCTGCAAGGCCTGCGCGCATTCATCGGAGACTTCCCGGCGCAAGGTTCGATCGACGGCGATATGGGCATTGCGCTGGCGCAGGGCAAGATCTTCGTGCAAGCGCAGAACGCCCAGCTCGGCAACGGTGCGACGATCCGCGGTATTCCGGTGCAGAGCATTTCCGGCACGATGTCGCTCGATCGCGGCGTGCTGCGCGTCTACTCTGCGCAAGCGCAAGCCGCCGGTGGCCGCGTCGTCGCCGCAGGTTCGTTCGCAACCGGGCCGACGAACGTGCCGACGCGCATGGCGATCGCAACGACGCAACTCGACGCCGGCATGCTCAAGGGTTTCGGCGTTCCGATCAGCGGGGGATCGCTGTTGGCGTTTGGTGCGATCATGCCGGGACAAGCGATCCCCGGCATCGACGCGGGCGTGGTGCTGCGCGACGGCACCGCCGCCGGCTACGGGCCATTTTCGGCGAGCGCCGAGGTCGGCATCGTCAACGATACGCTGAATATACGCAACGGCACCGCCGGAATCGGATCGACGTTCGCCAACATCGCCGGCTCGGTCGCGGGCTTGAGCTCGGGCGCGCCGCAGTACGATCTGCACGCGCAAGTTCCGGTCGGCAACATCGCGCAGATTGCGCACATCATGCGTGTGCCCACCTATAACGCCGACGGCAGCTTCCTGGCCGACGTGAACATCGCCGGCGCGGGCACAAATCCGTCGGTCGGCGGGACGGTCGGCGTTCCGGTCGGTGAAATCAACGGTCTGGGATTCTCGGACGCTTCGGGCGATCTCTCGGCGAGCCGCGGCGGAATCGCCGTGCGCAACGGCACGGCGCAGTTTACGACGACGAGGGCGAAATTTTCCGCAACCGTCAGCAAAGGCGAGACGGCGTTTGCCTTGCATTCGCGCAAAGCCGATCTCTCCGACTTCAACGACTACTTCGATACGGGCGATACGCTCGCCGGTCACGGTAATTTGGATCTCGCCTTTGCGCGGTACGACGGTTTGATCTTTACCTCCGGCGATATCGGGATCGCAAACTTGCGGTATCGCCGCTTTCCGATTGGCGACACGAACGCGCACTGGACCAGCTTGCGCGACATCCTGCACGGCAACTTAGCAGTTGGGGGAAGCCACGGCGAGCTGCGCGCCGCGGGCAGCATCGCGTTCGCGAAGACCTCCGACTTTCGCGATATGATCGTCCATTCGCGTTACAATCTCGCCGGCACGCTCAGCAATATCGATCTTGGCACGTGGCTGCCGGCATTTGGATTCTCGGATCTCCCGGTAACGGGCCGCATCGACGGCAAGCTCGCCGTGAACGGAGCCTATCCGCACCTGGGCCTGACCGGAACCGCCGCGATCACGAACGGAACGCTGGGGCCGTTGCCGATTGAACATGGCGACATCGCGGTGCGCACGACCGGTGATCGCATCGACGTGACGCGCTTAGCGTTTGCGCTGCCGGCATTGGAAGCGACCGGCAGCGGCAGCTTCGGATTCGCGGGGACCTCGCCGATGAATCTGACGGTGCACGCGACGACGGACGACCTCCCGCGCCTCGTTGCACAGGCCACCAAGAAACACATCGACGTCACGGGGAAACTGGAAACGACGCTGCAGCTCGGGGGAACGTTCCAGGCGCCGACATTTTCGGCGGCAGTGGCCGGCACGAACGTCAATGCGTACGGCATCCTGATGCCGTCGCTCGTCGGGCAGGTTGCGCTGCGCGGCAACGATCTGGTCGTCCGCAACGCGGAGTTCAGTTTTGTAAAAGGCAGTGCGGCGATCGCCGGCTCGGTGCCGATTCAGCTGCAGCCGTTTACGTTTGGTCCGCCGGCTGCGCCGATTTCGATGGACTTTTTGGCGAGCGGCGTCGACCTGTCGTCCTTCAGCGGCTTTTTGGGCAACAACACCAAACTCGGCGGCACCCTGAACGGACACATGGGCATCTCCGGCAGCGTCGGCGATCCGCGTATTCTCGGACAGCTCGCGGTGAGCGGCGGCAGCTATCGAAGCGATCTCGAAACGACACCCATCACCGACACCGTCGCGCAGATGACGTTTCTCGGTACGCACGCAACGCTCGACCGGCTGCAGGCGCGTCCGGGCAGCGGAACGCTGACGGGGTCGGGACGTCTCGACTTCGGCGGCGGCTTGCACGGCGGTCCGCTCGGATATTCGATCGCGGTGAAAACGACGCGCGCGCAGATCAACTTACCGCAGTATGGTACGTACACGCTTACTTCCAACACCACGCTGGCGCGCGTGCCGGGACAGTTGGCGACGCTCACCGGTGACGCCACGCTCACCGACTCCGTCGTGCCGTTTGCGGCCTTCTTGAAATTCGGCGGCGGATCAGGAGCCGCAAATACCGGTCCGCCGTTCAATCTCGGATTTCATTTGGCGATCACGGCGGGCAAGAACGTGCGCGTGCGCGGCGGAGGCCCGGGTATCTTTGGGCTCGACATCGGTGGCCAAGGTTCCGTCCTGCTGGCCGGCACGCTCGTTCAGCCGACGCTTTCGGGAGAGTTTAACTCGGCGGGCGGAACGTTGACCTACATCGATCATGCGTTCAAAGTGCGCAGCGGAACCGTCACGTTCGATCCGGCCAACGGCGTGATTCCGGACATCAATGCGGTTGCCACCACGCACGTCACCAACCCCGATCCGAACTCGCAGCGCAACCCGACCGGCGCCGCGGACATCACCGTCACGGTGACCGGACCGGTAACCAGCCCGCATCTCGCGTTCCAATCGGACCCGGCCGGCTATAACGAGCAGCAAATCATCGCGCTGCTGCTGCCGCTGGGCGGACTGGTCGGTCCGATCCAATTCAGCGACACGGGCGTCCCCCTGGCGCCGGGTCAACTCCCGGGCGCGCCGCCGCCGGGAACGACCGGCTTGCTGCCGCCCAACCTTTCCGTCCAGCGTGAGAACGGCGTGCTGACGGTCGGGCAGGAGGCCTTCAATATTTTCAACGCCCAGTTTGCCAGCGGCTTGCTTGCTCCGATTGAGAACGTGCTCGGCTCGACACTCGGACTCTCCGACGTGAATCTGACGCTCGACTACACCGGCAACTTCGGCGTGAACTTCCGGCGGCTGCTGGCGAAGAACTTCTACGCGCTGTACGGGACGACGCTGGGAGTCCCGATCCGGCAGACCTTCGGCTTCGTCTACCAGCCCAACACCTTCACCTCGGCGCAGTTCACGATGTTCATCCAACAGGGGCCGACGCCGCTCTTCCAATCCGGCACGCAGATTCTACAGACCAACCCGCGCGCCGCGACCGGCCAAGCCTTGCAAGGGACCAATGGCTTTACGTTCCTATATCAGCGCCTGTTTTGA
- the gyrB gene encoding DNA topoisomerase (ATP-hydrolyzing) subunit B, translating into MSNGEYGSEQIEVLKGLEAVRKRPGMYIGNTAERGLHQLVYEAVDNAVDEALAGFAKNITVTLYKDGSCSVEDDGRGIPIDIHADEKMPAVEVVMTMLHAGGKFGKGGYKVAGGLHGVGISVVNALSEEMITRVKRDGKTWEMRFKRGITTQKLKKLGPAEGTGTYQWFKPDREMFEVTEFHWDVLTKRLRELAFLNREVAITLRDERAEQLRERTFKFDGGIVSFVQWLNEKKDPLHPIISTHHERDGVDVEVAMQWTDTYTELIYSYANNINTIEGGMHLTGFRTAISNAVNGYAKKRGALKESDSSLSTDDVMEGLTAVVSVKLQDPQFEGQTKTKLGNAKVRNIVYALVNERLDFFFEENPKLARIILEKCMQAQRAREAAKKARDLSRRKNALEGSGLPGKLVDCKNTNPAESELFLVEGDSAGGTAKGGRDPNSQAILPLRGKILNVEKARLDKVLSNEEIRTMITALGTGFGDEFDLAKLRYHKIIIMTDADVDGSHIRTLLLTFFYRQMNQLVMDGFVYIAQPPLYGVRKGKGKQHYAYSDTELQSLVGEDGKDFQIQQYKGLGEMDADQLAETTMEVGNRRLKQITVEDAIEAEQIFTDLMGDKVEARKQYIFEFAKGVKNLDL; encoded by the coding sequence TTGAGTAACGGAGAATATGGAAGCGAACAGATCGAGGTCCTCAAGGGCCTCGAAGCCGTTCGCAAGCGCCCCGGAATGTACATCGGCAACACCGCCGAGCGCGGTTTGCATCAGCTCGTCTATGAGGCGGTCGACAACGCGGTCGACGAAGCGCTCGCGGGGTTTGCCAAAAACATAACGGTTACGCTGTACAAAGACGGATCGTGCTCGGTCGAGGACGACGGCCGCGGCATTCCCATCGACATTCACGCCGACGAGAAGATGCCGGCGGTGGAAGTAGTCATGACGATGCTGCACGCCGGCGGAAAATTCGGCAAGGGCGGCTACAAAGTCGCGGGCGGATTGCACGGCGTCGGCATCTCGGTGGTGAATGCGCTCTCCGAAGAGATGATCACGCGCGTGAAGCGCGACGGTAAGACGTGGGAGATGCGGTTCAAGCGCGGCATCACTACGCAGAAGCTGAAGAAGCTCGGCCCGGCCGAGGGCACCGGGACGTATCAGTGGTTTAAACCGGACCGCGAGATGTTCGAGGTCACGGAATTTCATTGGGATGTGCTGACGAAGCGCCTGCGCGAACTCGCCTTCTTGAACCGCGAGGTCGCGATCACGCTGCGCGATGAGCGCGCAGAGCAGCTGCGCGAACGGACCTTTAAATTCGACGGCGGCATCGTCTCGTTCGTGCAGTGGCTGAACGAGAAAAAGGATCCGCTGCATCCGATCATCTCCACGCACCACGAACGCGACGGCGTTGACGTCGAAGTCGCGATGCAGTGGACCGACACGTACACCGAGCTCATCTACTCGTACGCGAACAACATCAACACGATCGAAGGCGGCATGCACTTGACCGGCTTTCGAACGGCGATCAGCAATGCGGTCAACGGCTACGCGAAGAAACGCGGCGCGCTGAAAGAGTCCGACAGCTCGCTTTCCACCGACGACGTGATGGAAGGCCTGACGGCCGTCGTCTCGGTCAAGTTACAGGATCCGCAGTTCGAGGGCCAGACCAAAACGAAGCTCGGCAACGCAAAGGTTCGCAACATCGTCTACGCGCTGGTCAACGAGCGCCTCGATTTCTTCTTCGAAGAGAATCCCAAGTTGGCGCGCATCATCTTGGAAAAATGCATGCAGGCGCAACGCGCGCGCGAGGCCGCTAAAAAAGCGCGCGACCTGTCGCGCCGCAAGAATGCGCTCGAAGGTTCGGGACTTCCCGGCAAACTCGTTGACTGCAAGAACACGAATCCCGCCGAAAGCGAACTCTTTTTGGTCGAGGGAGATTCGGCCGGCGGAACTGCCAAGGGCGGACGCGATCCGAACAGTCAGGCGATTCTGCCGCTGCGCGGCAAAATTCTCAACGTCGAAAAAGCCCGGCTCGACAAAGTTCTTTCAAACGAAGAGATCCGTACGATGATCACGGCGCTCGGCACCGGCTTCGGCGACGAGTTCGATCTCGCGAAGTTGCGGTATCACAAAATCATCATCATGACGGATGCCGACGTTGACGGCTCGCACATCCGCACGCTGCTGCTCACGTTCTTTTATCGCCAAATGAACCAGCTCGTTATGGACGGTTTCGTGTACATCGCGCAGCCGCCGCTGTACGGCGTGCGCAAAGGCAAAGGCAAACAGCACTACGCGTACAGCGACACCGAGCTGCAGTCACTAGTCGGCGAAGACGGCAAAGACTTCCAAATTCAGCAGTACAAGGGCTTGGGCGAAATGGACGCCGATCAGCTGGCCGAAACGACCATGGAGGTCGGCAACCGGCGGCTCAAGCAGATCACTGTCGAAGACGCGATCGAAGCCGAGCAGATATTCACCGATCTGATGGGCGACAAAGTCGAAGCGCGCAAGCAATACATCTTCGAATTCGCAAAAGGCGTCAAGAACCTAGACCTTTAG
- a CDS encoding DUF721 domain-containing protein, which yields MRALRSVLSTWQPAEVIKDDPLSHLRAQWATIVGEEIAANSRPSELTGGVLLVVTRSSAWSQQLSFLSERIVDAVRDATGVALERVRFRVGRITDRTGAPAGRKTTARKNVERRAKSPTLESAVALFREDVARAQRAKAGAGWKECNRCGIRIVPTTGQFCTACTNVRGAERSATIARLLFEVPFLGYSGIAEHVENLSRSEYEQVRGKLLARWWDALTQLRRSGRKRVSSHERDVASSYVLLKTGLDPELIAPAVVRDLLGDDLYNVFYGNSIE from the coding sequence ATGCGGGCGCTACGATCCGTGCTTTCCACGTGGCAGCCGGCCGAGGTCATCAAGGACGATCCCCTGTCCCATCTGCGCGCGCAGTGGGCAACGATCGTAGGTGAGGAGATTGCGGCAAATTCCCGGCCTTCAGAGTTGACCGGCGGCGTGCTCTTGGTCGTGACCCGCTCGAGCGCGTGGAGCCAGCAGCTGTCGTTCTTGAGCGAGCGCATCGTCGATGCGGTCCGCGATGCGACCGGCGTTGCGCTGGAACGCGTGCGTTTTCGCGTGGGGCGGATTACAGATCGCACAGGCGCGCCGGCAGGCCGCAAGACGACCGCGCGCAAGAACGTCGAGCGGCGCGCAAAATCGCCGACGCTCGAATCGGCCGTCGCGCTTTTTCGTGAAGATGTAGCGCGCGCGCAGCGGGCCAAAGCGGGCGCGGGCTGGAAAGAGTGCAACCGTTGCGGCATACGGATCGTTCCAACTACTGGGCAGTTTTGCACGGCTTGCACGAATGTGCGCGGCGCGGAACGCTCGGCCACCATCGCGCGATTGCTGTTCGAAGTGCCTTTTCTGGGCTATTCGGGTATCGCCGAGCACGTCGAGAATCTCTCGCGAAGCGAATACGAGCAGGTGCGCGGCAAGCTGTTGGCCCGGTGGTGGGATGCACTGACGCAACTGCGCCGTTCCGGCCGCAAGCGCGTGAGCTCGCACGAACGCGACGTCGCCAGTTCGTACGTGCTGCTCAAGACCGGCCTCGATCCGGAACTGATCGCACCGGCGGTCGTGCGCGATCTCCTCGGCGACGATTTATACAACGTCTTTTACGGAAACAGTATTGAGTAA
- the recF gene encoding DNA replication/repair protein RecF — MFCVKSRRRSKPTIRLDSLTLSNVRNYAHLELAPAPGLNVFVGSNAQGKSNLLEAISLLGTGKSFRTSRERDLIRDGFELATISGTAQVRAGVIRLGCTLTATERGSRKLYTVNGRNVRYATFLGSLRVVSFVPADLHLVDGPPSVRRSFLNGALAQDQKQYYRDLAAYQKALTNKGSLLRGEAKPDEDLIKIYNEALVTTGTALMIARNHFIRALGVAAAHVHSQWSQEQERLELSYRPNVPFEAETEDSIAAAFSERLRASAEQERQRGIPLVGPHRDDLGLNLDGRSLAAFGSQGQQRTAVLAVKVAEYTVMHERSGEAPLLLLDDVLSELDAQRARAFLDGVGGFEQAFITATQLPDALPAGTLYEIEDANVRTRRI; from the coding sequence ATTTTCTGCGTCAAAAGCCGGCGACGCAGCAAGCCGACTATTAGACTCGATAGTCTAACCCTCTCGAATGTGCGTAATTACGCGCACCTCGAGCTCGCGCCGGCGCCGGGGCTGAACGTCTTCGTCGGAAGCAACGCTCAGGGCAAGAGCAATCTGCTCGAAGCGATCTCGTTGCTCGGAACCGGAAAATCGTTTCGAACCAGTCGCGAACGCGATCTCATTCGCGATGGTTTTGAGCTCGCCACAATCTCCGGCACGGCACAGGTACGCGCGGGCGTGATTCGATTGGGCTGCACGCTGACCGCGACCGAACGCGGTTCGCGCAAACTCTACACGGTGAACGGCCGAAACGTCCGCTACGCAACGTTTCTCGGAAGCCTGCGCGTGGTGAGTTTCGTGCCGGCGGATCTCCATCTCGTCGACGGACCACCCTCAGTGCGCCGGTCATTCCTGAACGGCGCGTTGGCGCAAGATCAGAAGCAATACTATCGGGACCTCGCGGCCTACCAAAAGGCGCTCACGAACAAAGGGTCGCTCTTGCGCGGCGAAGCGAAGCCCGACGAGGACCTCATAAAAATCTATAACGAAGCGCTCGTTACGACGGGCACCGCGCTGATGATCGCGCGCAACCATTTTATTCGAGCGCTGGGAGTTGCCGCCGCTCACGTCCACTCGCAGTGGAGCCAAGAGCAGGAGCGCTTGGAGTTGAGCTACCGGCCGAACGTTCCATTCGAAGCTGAAACCGAAGACTCGATCGCGGCCGCGTTTTCCGAGCGTTTACGCGCGAGCGCGGAGCAAGAACGTCAGCGCGGCATCCCGCTCGTTGGGCCGCATCGCGACGATTTGGGCCTGAATCTCGACGGCCGTTCGCTGGCCGCATTTGGGTCGCAAGGCCAGCAGCGCACGGCGGTACTTGCGGTCAAGGTCGCCGAATATACCGTCATGCACGAACGCTCGGGCGAGGCCCCGCTTTTGCTCTTGGACGACGTCCTCTCCGAGCTGGACGCGCAGCGCGCCCGCGCGTTCCTCGACGGCGTTGGCGGGTTCGAGCAGGCGTTCATCACGGCCACCCAATTGCCCGATGCGCTGCCGGCCGGAACGCTCTATGAGATCGAAGACGCGAACGTGCGGACGAGGCGGATCTGA
- a CDS encoding alkaline phosphatase family protein, with protein sequence MATAAITLSACGGGTPVNAPVVGPSNSPAAVGQIQHIVVVMQENRTFDGLFQGYPGANTQNFGFDSHGNRWTLQPVTLANPVDINHLRLQFLENYAGGNMNGFDREIFGFCTISDPCACPSHDPFNDPTCWVLGTHLAPGTTRPLAYSFVPQSEVQPFWDMAAQYAIGDNFFPSNNGPSYVSHQYMIAGQSGHVAEIPSDFNQTWGCDAPASTLGQPTITAQLSIVNPQPSYATFPQAFGLELPGPFPCFSYNTIATQLDARGISWAFYSPTIGLNLGDIWSAFDVIYPVRFGADWVRNVKSPESSFFTDIQNGNLAQVTWVMPSFLNSDHAGSLSTTGPQWVANIVNAVGKSKYWNSTAIVIMYDDWGGWFDHVVPPQYADPRTGAYEGLGIRTPLIIVSPYTKRGYVSHVQHEVASSLHFIEKTFGLSPIETYTADVRADAFDDMFDFTQAPRPFTPIATTLTVSDFLRQKPATQQADY encoded by the coding sequence ATGGCCACCGCGGCCATAACGCTCTCGGCATGCGGCGGCGGCACGCCAGTCAACGCACCGGTCGTTGGTCCGAGCAATTCTCCGGCGGCGGTTGGGCAGATCCAGCACATCGTCGTCGTAATGCAAGAAAACCGCACGTTCGACGGATTGTTTCAAGGCTATCCCGGCGCCAACACGCAGAACTTTGGCTTCGACTCTCACGGCAACCGGTGGACGCTCCAACCGGTTACCCTCGCGAATCCCGTCGACATCAATCACTTGCGCCTGCAATTTCTGGAAAATTACGCGGGCGGAAACATGAACGGATTCGATAGGGAGATTTTCGGATTCTGTACGATCAGCGATCCGTGCGCGTGCCCGTCGCACGATCCGTTCAACGATCCGACGTGCTGGGTACTCGGCACGCATCTCGCGCCCGGCACCACGAGACCGCTAGCGTATTCGTTCGTTCCGCAAAGTGAAGTGCAGCCGTTCTGGGATATGGCCGCGCAATACGCGATCGGCGACAATTTCTTTCCCTCGAACAACGGCCCGAGCTACGTTTCGCATCAGTACATGATCGCCGGCCAGTCCGGCCACGTCGCCGAAATCCCGAGCGACTTCAACCAGACATGGGGATGCGATGCACCCGCTTCGACTCTTGGCCAGCCGACAATCACGGCGCAGCTGTCAATCGTAAATCCACAGCCCAGTTACGCAACGTTTCCGCAAGCGTTCGGACTCGAGTTGCCCGGCCCGTTCCCGTGTTTTTCGTACAACACGATCGCGACGCAGCTCGACGCACGCGGCATTTCGTGGGCATTCTACTCGCCGACGATCGGGTTGAACCTGGGCGACATCTGGTCCGCGTTCGACGTCATCTATCCGGTACGGTTCGGCGCCGATTGGGTGCGCAACGTCAAATCACCCGAGAGTTCGTTCTTCACCGATATCCAAAATGGCAATCTGGCGCAAGTCACGTGGGTTATGCCGTCGTTCTTGAATTCCGATCACGCCGGATCGCTGAGCACGACCGGGCCGCAGTGGGTGGCCAACATCGTTAACGCGGTGGGCAAGAGCAAGTACTGGAATTCGACCGCGATCGTCATTATGTACGACGATTGGGGCGGCTGGTTCGATCACGTCGTGCCGCCGCAGTACGCCGACCCGCGCACCGGCGCGTACGAGGGACTCGGCATTCGCACGCCGCTGATCATCGTGTCGCCGTACACCAAGCGTGGTTACGTCTCGCACGTGCAGCACGAAGTCGCCAGCAGTTTGCACTTTATCGAAAAAACGTTCGGGCTCTCGCCGATCGAGACGTATACCGCGGACGTGCGCGCCGACGCCTTTGATGACATGTTTGATTTCACGCAAGCGCCGAGGCCGTTCACGCCGATCGCCACGACGTTGACCGTCTCGGATTTTCTGCGTCAAAAGCCGGCGACGCAGCAAGCCGACTATTAG